The Streptomyces sp. NBC_00344 genome includes a window with the following:
- a CDS encoding oxygenase MpaB family protein → MGEGQRTVSAADPGLFGPGSVTWQAHADPVMWIAGVRALYLQALHPRAVRGVMQNSDFRQDAWGRLMRTAGFVGTITYGTTDAAERAGARIRKIHSMLGATDPGTGERYGVGEPQLLLWVHCAEVDSYLHVLGRSGFPIGGAQADRYIDEHRESARLVGLDPAGVPANRAELARYFDAVRPELAATEESRAVDDFLRRPPVHALLVPAREVLWRQVAGLAYASLPEYAQQLYGRRAPAAEVVGRRLTVAGNALRCIPARLRWQLPPGHILKAMARLGPGSRPAPHGVRTQAAILNVPGREQRDGGDSATWGTPD, encoded by the coding sequence ATGGGCGAAGGACAGCGAACGGTGAGCGCGGCGGACCCGGGCCTCTTCGGCCCCGGGTCCGTGACTTGGCAGGCACATGCCGACCCGGTCATGTGGATCGCTGGTGTGCGGGCTCTCTACCTCCAGGCGCTGCACCCCCGCGCGGTACGGGGCGTCATGCAGAACTCCGACTTCCGCCAGGATGCCTGGGGCCGGCTGATGCGCACCGCGGGTTTCGTCGGCACCATCACCTACGGGACGACCGATGCGGCCGAAAGGGCCGGTGCCCGCATCCGGAAGATACACAGCATGCTCGGCGCGACCGACCCGGGCACCGGGGAGCGGTACGGCGTCGGCGAGCCGCAACTCCTGCTCTGGGTGCACTGTGCGGAGGTCGATTCGTACCTGCACGTGCTGGGCCGCTCCGGCTTCCCGATCGGCGGCGCCCAGGCCGACCGCTACATCGACGAGCACCGGGAGAGCGCCCGGCTGGTGGGGCTCGACCCGGCCGGCGTGCCCGCGAACCGGGCCGAGCTCGCGCGGTACTTCGACGCAGTCCGCCCGGAGCTCGCGGCCACCGAGGAGTCGCGCGCGGTCGACGATTTCCTGCGCCGCCCGCCGGTCCACGCGTTGCTCGTCCCGGCGCGCGAGGTCCTCTGGCGGCAGGTGGCCGGCCTCGCGTACGCCTCTCTGCCCGAGTACGCCCAACAGCTCTACGGCAGACGGGCACCCGCGGCCGAGGTGGTCGGACGGCGGCTGACCGTCGCCGGCAACGCCCTGCGCTGCATCCCCGCCCGGCTGCGCTGGCAACTACCGCCTGGACATATCCTGAAGGCGATGGCACGCCTGGGTCCCGGCAGCCGTCCGGCACCGCACGGAGTCCGGACGCAGGCCGCCATACTGAACGTGCCGGGGAGGGAGCAACGCGACGGGGGCGACAGCGCGACATGGGGGACACCAGACTGA
- a CDS encoding medium chain dehydrogenase/reductase family protein, with the protein MTHTENTGIRPAGTVTEVVLPGIVEPEGLQLRTRPAPVPGQGEVLLEMEATGVSFAEQQMRRGKYYDQPAFPFVPGYDVIGTVVATGPGTDPAVAGGRFAVLLKTGGWADRLIVPAADLIPVPAGVDPAEAETLVVNGITAWQMLHRSAGIAPGQTVLVHGANGGVGSTLVQLAQLAGARVIGTASPRHHEALRARGVVPVDYRAPDVAAQVASHAPSGLDAVFDHVGGDGIVDSFRLLAPGGTLVSYGTAATRDTPGSSKLPVLLLIARLTLWKLLPNRRRTTFYNIWAGKRRQAAFRARVGADLTQVLNLLAEGSITAGVAARIPLDRAADALRLAESGTVAGKVVLTPVR; encoded by the coding sequence ATGACGCACACCGAGAACACCGGGATCCGACCGGCCGGAACGGTTACCGAGGTGGTCCTGCCGGGCATCGTCGAACCGGAGGGCCTCCAGCTGCGGACCCGGCCGGCGCCAGTCCCCGGGCAGGGGGAGGTGCTGCTGGAGATGGAGGCCACCGGTGTCTCGTTCGCCGAGCAGCAGATGCGGCGGGGGAAGTACTACGACCAGCCGGCGTTTCCGTTCGTCCCCGGTTACGACGTGATCGGCACTGTCGTGGCGACCGGGCCGGGCACCGATCCGGCTGTGGCGGGCGGCAGGTTCGCCGTGCTGCTGAAGACCGGGGGATGGGCCGACCGCCTGATCGTGCCCGCTGCGGACCTGATCCCGGTTCCGGCCGGAGTGGACCCGGCAGAGGCCGAGACCCTGGTGGTCAACGGCATCACCGCCTGGCAGATGCTGCACCGGTCCGCGGGGATCGCACCGGGACAGACCGTGCTGGTCCACGGTGCCAACGGCGGGGTGGGCTCCACCCTCGTCCAGCTCGCTCAACTCGCCGGAGCGCGGGTCATCGGTACGGCATCACCGCGCCACCACGAGGCCTTGCGGGCCCGGGGTGTCGTCCCGGTCGACTACCGGGCACCCGACGTGGCGGCCCAGGTCGCATCACACGCCCCGTCCGGTCTTGACGCCGTCTTCGACCACGTCGGAGGCGACGGCATCGTCGACTCGTTCCGCCTGCTCGCCCCGGGCGGCACCCTGGTCTCGTACGGAACGGCGGCCACCCGCGACACCCCCGGGTCGTCCAAGCTTCCGGTGCTGCTGCTGATCGCCCGGCTGACCCTGTGGAAGCTGCTGCCCAACCGCCGCCGCACGACCTTCTACAACATCTGGGCCGGCAAGCGCCGCCAGGCGGCCTTCCGCGCCCGGGTCGGCGCGGATCTCACCCAGGTGCTGAACCTGCTCGCGGAAGGCTCGATCACGGCCGGGGTCGCGGCGCGTATCCCACTCGACCGCGCGGCCGACGCGTTGCGGCTGGCAGAGTCCGGCACCGTCGCCGGCAAGGTCGTCCTGACGCCGGTGCGGTGA
- a CDS encoding phospholipase, whose translation MRSGSTRRLAAVALSLCAALLAASPAAAAPADKNQVLSDWTQTSASSYSSWLSADQNQGAWSAYGFDWSTDYCSSSPDNPFGFPFQTACARHDFGYRNYKAAGTFSANKARLDSMLYEDLKRVCAGYTGASGSSCSALAWTYYQAVDKLGLAPAGTVAG comes from the coding sequence ATGCGCTCCGGATCAACGAGACGGCTCGCAGCCGTCGCTCTCTCCCTGTGTGCGGCCTTACTCGCCGCGTCCCCCGCCGCCGCGGCCCCGGCGGACAAGAACCAGGTGCTCAGCGACTGGACCCAGACCAGCGCATCGAGCTACAGCTCCTGGCTTTCGGCGGACCAGAACCAGGGCGCGTGGAGCGCCTACGGTTTCGACTGGTCCACCGACTACTGCTCCTCATCGCCCGACAATCCCTTCGGCTTCCCGTTCCAGACCGCCTGCGCGCGGCACGACTTCGGCTATCGCAACTACAAGGCGGCCGGCACGTTCTCCGCCAACAAGGCCCGGCTCGACAGCATGCTGTACGAGGACCTCAAGCGGGTGTGCGCCGGCTACACCGGCGCAAGCGGGTCCTCCTGCTCGGCCCTGGCCTGGACGTACTACCAGGCCGTCGACAAGCTCGGCCTGGCTCCGGCGGGGACGGTCGCCGGCTGA
- a CDS encoding aldo/keto reductase produces MNAVPTISLNNGVQIPQLGFGVFQIDPADTVAATRAALETGYRHIDTAGMYGNEKEVGQAVRESGLAREDVFVTSKLNNSFHAHEAALGAFDRTLADLRFDYLDLFLIHWPLPGVGDFVETWQAMEEIYRSGRAKAIGVSNFQPHHLRRLLQETEVVPAVNQIEIHPYLTQDEVRAFGAGHRIATEAWSPIAQGKVLDDPTITDIARRLDRTPAQVTLRWHLQRNDIVFPKSVTRSRVEENFALFDFELAEADMAAITALDRGERTGPDPDTFNHV; encoded by the coding sequence GTGAACGCAGTTCCCACCATCAGCCTGAACAACGGCGTCCAGATCCCGCAGCTGGGCTTCGGCGTGTTCCAGATCGACCCGGCCGACACCGTCGCGGCGACCCGCGCCGCCCTGGAGACCGGCTACCGGCACATCGACACCGCCGGTATGTACGGCAACGAGAAGGAGGTCGGCCAAGCGGTCCGCGAATCAGGGCTCGCCCGCGAGGACGTCTTCGTCACCAGCAAGCTGAACAACAGCTTCCACGCCCACGAGGCCGCCCTCGGGGCCTTCGACCGGACTCTGGCCGATCTGCGCTTCGACTACCTCGATCTGTTTCTCATCCACTGGCCGCTGCCCGGTGTGGGCGACTTCGTGGAGACCTGGCAGGCCATGGAGGAGATCTACCGCTCCGGGAGGGCCAAGGCCATCGGGGTCTCCAACTTCCAGCCGCACCATCTGCGCCGTCTCCTCCAGGAGACCGAGGTCGTACCGGCCGTGAACCAGATCGAGATCCATCCCTATCTGACGCAGGACGAGGTGCGTGCCTTCGGAGCCGGGCACCGGATCGCGACGGAGGCGTGGTCGCCGATCGCCCAGGGCAAGGTGCTCGACGACCCGACGATCACCGACATCGCCAGGCGGCTGGACCGGACGCCGGCCCAGGTGACCCTGCGCTGGCATCTGCAGCGCAACGACATCGTGTTCCCCAAGTCGGTCACCCGCTCCCGGGTCGAGGAGAACTTCGCGCTCTTCGACTTCGAGCTGGCCGAGGCCGACATGGCGGCGATCACCGCCCTGGACCGCGGCGAGCGCACCGGGCCCGACCCGGACACCTTCAACCACGTGTAG
- a CDS encoding DUF6204 family protein: MATYVITIPGTFLQEITDTARTTLLRQLRPADPKQTAFGEAEDLDLLTVNENGTFSIRLEVEADDIRGAEEHAKATASAALRDAGFSDRTAPLGPATVTGIDTGA, translated from the coding sequence ATGGCCACGTACGTCATCACCATCCCCGGCACCTTCCTGCAGGAGATCACCGACACCGCCAGGACCACTCTGCTCCGGCAGCTGCGACCCGCGGACCCGAAGCAGACCGCGTTCGGCGAGGCCGAGGACCTGGATCTGCTCACGGTCAACGAGAACGGCACCTTCAGCATCCGGCTGGAAGTCGAGGCCGACGACATCCGCGGTGCCGAGGAGCACGCCAAGGCGACAGCCTCCGCGGCGCTGCGCGACGCGGGTTTCTCGGACCGGACCGCACCGCTGGGCCCCGCGACGGTGACCGGCATCGACACCGGAGCCTGA
- a CDS encoding TetR/AcrR family transcriptional regulator produces MSTATPPPDRRERLREQTRREAKDIALGQLARTGPSGISVNAIAKAMGMTGPALYRYFANRDELLTALVADAYTDLAGALSHAVAVTPATDKDPAAGLRAFAHAWRGWAREHPDRYLLIYGTPIPGYTAPPATTVIAQRMMQTALEACAGLDPAEATLTAERPPTHSRALRGWTRLHGLVSLEIEGHFNGMDLDVDQLFADEVDALAD; encoded by the coding sequence ATGAGCACAGCGACCCCGCCTCCGGACCGCCGGGAGCGACTGCGGGAGCAGACCCGACGGGAAGCCAAGGACATCGCCCTCGGACAGCTGGCACGCACCGGACCGAGCGGGATCTCGGTGAACGCCATCGCGAAGGCGATGGGAATGACAGGCCCCGCGCTCTACCGCTACTTCGCCAACCGTGACGAACTGCTGACCGCGCTCGTCGCGGACGCCTACACCGACCTCGCCGGCGCCCTGAGCCACGCCGTCGCGGTGACACCAGCCACCGACAAGGACCCGGCGGCCGGGCTTCGCGCCTTCGCCCATGCCTGGCGCGGCTGGGCCAGGGAGCACCCCGACCGCTACCTGCTGATCTACGGCACACCCATCCCCGGCTACACCGCACCCCCGGCCACGACCGTCATCGCCCAACGGATGATGCAGACCGCACTGGAGGCCTGCGCCGGCCTCGACCCGGCGGAAGCCACCCTTACGGCCGAACGCCCGCCCACCCACTCCCGGGCCCTGCGCGGCTGGACCCGGCTGCACGGCCTGGTCAGCCTGGAGATCGAAGGCCACTTCAACGGCATGGACCTCGATGTGGACCAGCTGTTCGCCGACGAGGTGGACGCGCTCGCCGACTGA
- a CDS encoding GH92 family glycosyl hydrolase — MLLRPLHSPGRAGARAAAVGLATAIAAALLAPAGAAASTVEHPTAYVDPMIGTTKGGNTYPGAVAPYGMIAWSPTSTTGDQTNTAAANGYEYNATRMRGLSLTHVNGAGCAPGAAGDVPIMPFVGDVSSSPSADTKDAVYAADFQHRNESATPGRYRVGLDSGASADLAVGERSGVADFAFPRDRPANLLFRVSNSLNGSEDAHIDIDTAHRKVTGWVLTGAFCGRRANGGSNNRKSYYKLYFSASFDRAFSSTGTWKDSTLSPGSVSGSGGEGYATGADRAGRGSGGWVGFDSSSDNDVRMRLGISYVSVAGAETNLRKEIAPRASVADIAGVTSRSWDRELRSIRVGGGSTAQRTTFYTALYRSLMQPNLISDTDGRYPGMDGAAHRIERGQQAQYSNFSGWDQYRAQIQLLAVLKPEVAGDFAQSLYNFSRQNGGIWDRWVHISGATHVMTGDPTAATLATFYAMGVRNFDYRGAFGSLVRQATVPTPDDLSDAGCPGQCTGQRPNLAQYLTSHYAPQDVCHCWGGAAETLEDAVADSALAKWAGLLGRADEAAEFTERAGWWRNVYDPGATADGGYIQARNADGSWVTPFAPGSDLGFAQGTSATYTWMVPQDVQGLADAMGGRAVAAQRLDGFFHTADGSWSVKGGDALRYDPTNEPGIHAPWLYNALGQPWKTQDTVREILDTVYGTGPAGLPGNDDLGTMSAWYVFAALGLYPQTPGSATMLLGTPLFPDAVISRAGRGDVTITAPGADSAHRYVSGVSVNGLSSDRSWAGSRLVTSGGRLDYRLTDRPDTSWATAPGSLPR, encoded by the coding sequence ATGCTCCTGAGACCTCTTCACTCCCCCGGCAGAGCGGGCGCCCGCGCCGCTGCCGTGGGGCTCGCGACCGCCATCGCAGCCGCGCTCCTCGCTCCTGCCGGGGCCGCTGCCTCGACCGTGGAACACCCCACCGCTTACGTCGATCCGATGATCGGTACGACAAAGGGGGGCAACACCTACCCCGGGGCGGTCGCGCCCTACGGAATGATCGCGTGGTCGCCGACCAGCACCACCGGCGACCAGACGAACACCGCGGCCGCCAACGGCTACGAATACAACGCGACCCGGATGCGCGGACTCAGCCTCACCCATGTCAACGGGGCCGGCTGCGCCCCCGGCGCGGCGGGCGACGTCCCGATCATGCCGTTCGTGGGTGATGTCTCCTCTTCACCGTCGGCCGATACCAAGGACGCGGTGTACGCGGCCGATTTCCAGCACCGGAACGAGAGCGCCACACCCGGCCGTTACCGGGTGGGGCTCGACTCCGGGGCCTCAGCGGATCTGGCGGTGGGTGAGCGGTCCGGAGTGGCCGACTTCGCGTTTCCCCGGGACAGGCCCGCCAATCTGCTCTTCCGGGTCTCCAACTCGCTCAACGGCAGCGAGGACGCACACATCGACATCGACACCGCGCACCGCAAGGTGACCGGCTGGGTACTCACCGGAGCCTTCTGCGGCCGGCGCGCCAACGGAGGCAGCAACAACCGCAAGAGCTACTACAAGCTCTATTTCAGCGCCTCGTTCGACCGGGCCTTCTCCTCAACCGGAACCTGGAAGGACAGCACGCTCTCCCCCGGCTCGGTTTCCGGTTCCGGAGGCGAGGGGTACGCCACGGGCGCCGATCGGGCAGGACGCGGCTCGGGCGGCTGGGTCGGCTTCGACTCATCGTCTGACAACGATGTCAGGATGCGTCTGGGTATCTCGTACGTCAGCGTTGCGGGCGCCGAGACGAATCTGCGCAAGGAGATCGCCCCGCGTGCGAGCGTGGCCGACATTGCCGGAGTGACCAGCCGGTCGTGGGACCGCGAGCTCCGCTCGATCCGGGTCGGGGGCGGCAGCACCGCCCAGCGGACCACGTTCTACACCGCGCTGTACCGCTCGCTGATGCAGCCGAACCTGATCAGTGACACCGACGGCCGCTATCCCGGCATGGACGGTGCGGCGCACCGGATCGAACGCGGCCAGCAGGCGCAGTACAGCAACTTCTCGGGCTGGGACCAGTACCGGGCGCAGATTCAACTGCTGGCCGTGCTGAAACCGGAGGTGGCCGGTGACTTCGCGCAGTCGCTGTACAACTTCTCCCGCCAGAACGGCGGCATCTGGGACCGGTGGGTGCACATCAGCGGTGCCACCCATGTCATGACCGGCGACCCCACGGCGGCGACGCTGGCCACCTTCTACGCCATGGGTGTCCGCAACTTCGACTACCGCGGTGCCTTCGGCTCCCTGGTGCGCCAGGCCACCGTACCCACCCCCGACGATCTCTCGGACGCGGGCTGCCCCGGACAGTGCACCGGGCAGCGCCCCAATCTCGCGCAGTACCTGACCTCGCACTACGCGCCGCAGGATGTGTGCCACTGCTGGGGCGGAGCGGCGGAGACCCTGGAGGACGCGGTCGCCGACTCCGCACTGGCGAAGTGGGCCGGGCTGCTCGGCCGCGCCGATGAGGCCGCGGAGTTCACCGAGCGGGCGGGCTGGTGGCGCAACGTCTACGACCCCGGCGCCACCGCGGACGGCGGCTACATCCAGGCCCGTAACGCCGACGGCTCCTGGGTGACACCGTTCGCTCCGGGCAGTGATCTGGGCTTCGCGCAGGGCACCAGTGCGACCTACACCTGGATGGTGCCCCAGGACGTGCAGGGGCTGGCCGATGCGATGGGCGGACGTGCCGTCGCGGCGCAGCGGCTCGACGGTTTCTTCCACACGGCGGACGGCTCCTGGTCGGTCAAGGGCGGCGACGCGCTGCGCTACGACCCGACGAACGAGCCGGGAATACATGCTCCCTGGCTCTACAACGCGCTGGGACAGCCGTGGAAGACACAGGACACCGTGCGGGAGATCCTCGACACCGTGTACGGCACGGGGCCCGCGGGTCTGCCGGGCAATGACGATCTGGGCACCATGTCGGCGTGGTACGTCTTCGCGGCCCTCGGTCTCTATCCGCAGACCCCCGGCAGCGCCACGATGCTCCTGGGCACTCCGCTCTTCCCGGACGCCGTGATCAGCCGGGCGGGCCGCGGTGACGTCACGATCACCGCGCCCGGAGCCGACAGCGCACATCGCTACGTCAGCGGAGTGTCCGTCAACGGCCTCAGCAGTGACCGTTCTTGGGCCGGCTCCCGCCTGGTCACCTCGGGCGGCAGGCTGGACTACCGGCTGACGGACCGGCCGGACACGTCATGGGCGACGGCCCCGGGCAGCCTTCCGCGCTGA
- a CDS encoding mycothiol transferase, with protein MKSADLLADAFGRIQEVVHSTVEGLPADDLGARLDDGANSIAWLVWHLTRIQDDHVADAAGQEQVWHSGGWGDRFELPFSRDATGYGQSGTQVGKVKAGGDLLLGYHDAVYEQTVRFVRGLDDAALDRVVDEVWSPPVTLGVRLISVISDDLQHAGQAAFVRGTLERR; from the coding sequence ATGAAATCCGCAGATCTACTGGCAGACGCGTTCGGACGCATTCAGGAAGTCGTGCACTCCACGGTCGAAGGTCTCCCCGCGGACGACCTCGGCGCCCGGCTGGACGACGGCGCGAATTCCATTGCCTGGCTGGTCTGGCATCTGACCCGGATCCAGGACGACCATGTGGCCGACGCGGCAGGTCAGGAGCAGGTCTGGCACTCCGGAGGCTGGGGCGACCGCTTCGAACTGCCCTTCTCCCGCGATGCGACCGGCTACGGGCAGAGCGGCACCCAGGTGGGGAAGGTGAAGGCCGGTGGGGACCTGCTGCTCGGCTACCACGACGCCGTGTACGAACAGACCGTGCGATTCGTTCGCGGACTCGATGACGCGGCACTGGACCGTGTGGTGGACGAGGTGTGGTCCCCGCCGGTCACTCTCGGGGTGCGGCTCATCAGTGTGATCTCCGACGATCTTCAGCATGCGGGGCAGGCGGCCTTCGTCCGGGGGACCCTGGAGCGCAGGTGA
- a CDS encoding SpoIIE family protein phosphatase, whose translation MAGRDLPRIGPSERLSLNRMGSFDWDLESGTFELDEAGLAVFDLRPNEYDGRPESLVSRVPPEEGIRLDRAVAQAVESGRSSYGVYFQVRRRNGIRQWTHVRGRIMRDELGAPYRVVGIVRNATTELTEFTVVSPIEAGRRRLTTMVQGTTDALSKALTVDDVTDVLTGEGGLERFGADGLVLGLVEGGALRIVAQDGDSVLGLDALELDRLDDSMPLAEAVLTQQSRFVTSLRDLSHEFWRLRPYVRSMGFDAAAFLPLIAQARSIGGLALFYRGRSDFPSEDRNLCLGLAGIVAQSLQRAVLFDQEREFASGLQSSMLPRHLPVFAGAEIAVRYHAAWSGRDVGGDWYDVIALPRGRVGVVVGDVQGHDTHAAAIMGQLRIALRAYAGEGHSPATVLARASRFLAELDTERFATCTYAQIDLTSGGVRAVRAGHLGPLIRHTDGRIGWPNVRGGLPLGLATEFGQEEYPETRLDLVPGESFVLCTDGLVEESGRDITAGMEVLADTVRSGPDEAEKLVDHLADRLWERWERNDDVALLVLRRDPDPGTPQAPRTHQYIHQADPEGLAEARAVLRNALEAWGFGQLADDVELAAGELLGNVLLHTEGGAVLTLEVLPDPVRRIRLWVKDRSSAWPRRRTPGEAATSGRGLMLIDAVAAHWGVEPRGDGKAVWCEFDLPGADA comes from the coding sequence ATGGCAGGACGAGATCTTCCCCGGATCGGGCCGAGCGAGCGGCTGTCCCTGAACCGTATGGGCAGCTTCGACTGGGATCTGGAGAGCGGGACCTTCGAGCTCGACGAGGCAGGTCTGGCCGTTTTCGATCTGCGCCCCAACGAGTACGACGGCAGGCCGGAGTCACTGGTGAGCCGGGTGCCGCCCGAGGAGGGCATCCGCCTCGACAGGGCCGTGGCGCAGGCCGTCGAGAGCGGCCGTTCCTCGTACGGTGTGTACTTCCAGGTGAGGCGCCGTAACGGAATACGGCAGTGGACCCACGTCCGCGGACGGATCATGCGGGACGAGCTGGGCGCTCCGTACCGGGTCGTGGGCATCGTGCGCAACGCCACCACCGAGCTCACCGAATTCACGGTGGTCAGCCCGATCGAGGCCGGCCGCCGCCGGCTGACCACCATGGTCCAGGGCACCACCGACGCGCTGTCGAAGGCCCTCACCGTCGATGACGTGACCGACGTGCTGACCGGCGAAGGCGGTCTGGAACGCTTCGGCGCCGACGGGCTGGTGCTGGGCCTGGTCGAGGGCGGAGCGCTCAGGATCGTCGCCCAGGACGGTGACTCGGTGCTCGGCCTGGACGCGCTGGAACTCGACCGCCTCGACGATTCGATGCCGCTGGCCGAGGCCGTACTCACCCAGCAGTCGCGTTTTGTGACCTCGCTGCGCGATCTCTCGCACGAATTCTGGCGGCTGCGGCCGTATGTCCGCAGTATGGGGTTCGACGCGGCCGCGTTCCTCCCGCTGATCGCCCAGGCACGGTCCATCGGCGGACTTGCCCTCTTCTACCGGGGACGCAGCGACTTCCCTTCGGAGGACCGCAACCTCTGCCTGGGGCTCGCGGGCATCGTCGCCCAGTCCCTGCAGCGCGCCGTTCTCTTCGACCAGGAGAGGGAATTCGCGTCCGGTCTGCAGTCGTCCATGCTGCCCCGGCATCTCCCCGTGTTCGCCGGGGCGGAGATCGCGGTGCGCTATCACGCGGCCTGGAGCGGCAGGGACGTCGGTGGCGACTGGTACGACGTGATCGCGCTGCCCCGCGGGCGGGTGGGTGTCGTCGTCGGCGACGTACAGGGCCACGACACACACGCCGCCGCCATCATGGGCCAGTTGCGGATCGCGCTGCGGGCGTACGCGGGTGAGGGGCACTCTCCGGCGACGGTTTTGGCGCGGGCTTCGCGTTTTCTGGCCGAGCTGGACACCGAACGCTTCGCGACCTGCACCTATGCGCAGATTGATCTGACCTCGGGGGGCGTGAGAGCCGTGCGTGCCGGACATCTGGGGCCGCTCATCCGGCATACCGACGGCCGGATCGGCTGGCCGAACGTCCGGGGTGGACTGCCGCTCGGGCTGGCCACCGAATTCGGGCAGGAGGAGTATCCGGAGACCCGTCTGGATCTGGTTCCCGGCGAGTCCTTCGTCCTGTGCACCGACGGACTGGTCGAGGAGTCCGGCCGGGACATCACGGCGGGCATGGAGGTGCTCGCCGACACCGTCCGCAGCGGGCCCGACGAGGCGGAGAAACTCGTGGACCATCTGGCGGACCGGTTGTGGGAGCGCTGGGAGAGGAACGACGACGTCGCCCTGCTGGTTCTGCGCCGGGATCCCGACCCGGGGACTCCCCAGGCACCCCGGACCCACCAGTACATCCACCAGGCGGACCCGGAGGGCCTCGCGGAAGCACGCGCCGTGCTGCGCAACGCGCTGGAGGCCTGGGGCTTCGGCCAGCTTGCCGACGATGTGGAACTGGCGGCAGGAGAGCTGCTGGGGAATGTTCTGCTCCATACCGAGGGCGGTGCCGTTCTCACCCTCGAAGTGCTGCCCGATCCGGTCCGCAGAATCCGGCTGTGGGTCAAGGACCGTTCAAGCGCCTGGCCGCGGCGCAGGACGCCGGGCGAGGCGGCGACATCGGGGCGTGGCCTGATGCTGATCGACGCCGTCGCGGCACACTGGGGGGTCGAACCGCGAGGCGACGGGAAGGCCGTCTGGTGCGAGTTCGACCTTCCAGGGGCCGACGCCTGA